In Brassica napus cultivar Da-Ae chromosome C2, Da-Ae, whole genome shotgun sequence, the sequence tagtctctTGACCTAATTTTTTATGTAGAGACTTACAAGaataaaaaaagacaaaagagagaaaagagggaATGAGGCAGAATTTCATCTGGGTTTGTCAAGGCAGATTTGGAGGATCAAACGGATcctgatcgggctgatattttgtcggaagcttcttcagtcagttAGTTCAaggttcaccgaagggatttagatttcaacggttggatcttctgttgtttGGGTTTTAGTGAAGGTGGTCGTCACAGTTCTTCAGCAGTGCTGTCTTGAGTATTTGGTAAATCCGACGGTGAGATTTTCTCTgattgagctgaaatttggcagaggtgTTTTTTACtggtttatcttggatttgtacggtgGGATTAGTCTCTGGTTGCCGGAATCcttgtgagctgaggtcgtttggtttCTGCTGGTTTtaaagctttgtgttgctctcttgttgttgttgttcttgtgttggagatagctctttgtagcttgagtctctgttctgttcaggtTGTTGAACAGAGAGGACGTGATTGTACTCACAtgcatttatatagtggattgttcAGTGGACTACAGTCCTGTgatttttccttctcacatcgaggaggttttccacgtaaaaagtgCTTATCTCATTTAGTTATTgcttatattatattatgttatcgtcgaagtatttttcTCTCAGATTCTCACAAGATCAGGGGAAACACGATTGCTACATTCCGATGCACCTCGTGTCCGCTTTCCCCAACATTAAGTTGGAGAATAAATTACAGATAGGGAActtaactatatttttttttctttttttcttgactATGTATATTGatgaaataatttaaatttattattatgatttttagtgAAATCGATTTTAGATACATAGTCGTACTATATACTCATTTCGTTTCATATTAACTGTCGTTCTAGAGTTTAAATTCGTTTCATTTTAAGTGTCACTTTATGTTTTTAATGCATTTAATTgctattttttctaattttatctttattctcttagctcattaattaatataatcaaataaattcacgtattaataaattgtaaaatatgaaatttaataatttttttaatctgtgtaaaaaatttagaacgataaataaaatgaaacggaTAGAGTATATGttatctaattttatttattaatccaTTTTATGTAGCACATGTTTTGAATTTATGGATTTGTAGTATTAaaaagacaattttttttttaaaaaaactgttttattGCCAATACAACAATATTGCTTTCTAACTGCATCCAAATTTTAAGAATAAGGTAACTCAGCATGAATTGGTTATTTtcgtataataaaaatttaaaacggtTAATTAAAATGCTGCTTCCACATTAGTTATATAactatagatatataaattgcTGATAATGATTAGTGATCCTTTTCACTAGAGATTCCGGTGATGATTGTTTTAGTagcttttagttttagtttttgatttttagattctagtttttagattttagattttggtttttgattttcaaatttttttgtttttgattttcagcttttggttttagtttttagattttggatttagattttggtttttggttttaatgtattttttagtttttttttaaaaaaaaatatacattactttataataatacataaaatagcaataaaatatttaaaagttaccATTGAAATTTATCAAATAGTGCTAATaagtttttgtgttctattatggatgaaaaaaatagtttttgaaaaaaaaactaaaataataatcattaaatttgtaaaattttaaatttttacatttaaaatgtttcaaatttatcataacatattttattagaaatataaataataaatttatttataaataataataaatatttataaaataagaatacaTTTACTTTAGAACATATACATTAATCATTGTTGATACATGCTATATTAATATTAACAAAGGCTAAGATAATACTTCATCCGTTTCGTTATGTAAGTAGTTTTGCTTAAAAGCGCGGATATTAAGAAACTTCAACCTTTTCTAAAGCAAcaataaaaacgtttttttatttattgcacaCATTCATTTTGTCTGCAAGATTTAATTAGAGAGAGATTATTGttagtaataaaattaataaaaaataatactaataataTAGTGTCTTCTATTTCTTTGTCATGAAGCTCTCCAATATCATAATGCATCTTGTTCAAGTCAAATGGCCGAGTGAACATCTGGAGGTTTGATTgtgttttcttgattttttttaacattttctgttttgttttctttttgactttttttcCAATCGAAGAAAgcaaatcaaaaagaaaaactaatggAGTAAGATAACACTTAAggtggtatttatagtgaattTAGAAATAGATTTTTTTGGTAACTAGTAGTAAATGTTAGTTAATGTTAGTTGACTGACATTGAAAgttgtgttaaaaaaattgaaaactttgaCAAGACCTTTAAGTTTTTAATTggaatattgtatatttattgcTTTGGGTTCTGAGAACAacttatattgtgaaacaacatttttttgctaaaactacttatataacgaaacggagggagtatatataaaaaaaaagctacGTACTCTTCTACTTTATTTAACAACAAGTACGTGTTCCtgtacaaaaactaaaaaaacatgGATTCTGGTTTTTCATTTAAAAGTTAATGTAGCATGTACAAACTGGTTTCCTTAGTTTATAGGAAAACTCTTTTGCTAAAATCTTAATTGGCTATAGGAAGAATTTTCGTTTCACTTATTTTTAggaaatcaatttttaaaaatcttgatTGGGTAAAAAGTggtttttcaaaaatcaaaagctaaaaactagggtaaaatctaaaaacaatcAACTAAAAACTAGtgtaaaatctaaaaacaatcAACCTCTCCATCTCTCCTCCGTTGCCACATACTGAAAAGGGGGTAACAACCAATTTCCAACTTCTGGTTCCTCGAGAAAATCAATGGTGGATTGTTTTAagaatcaaaatcccaaatcttcttcttcatttccgGTGGTTGAGAAGATATCTTATGATTTTGAGTTTCAGTATATTTTAgccatttaaaatatatgttaattttttattcgttacatttgtaaaaaaatatttttaaataaaaagtttgtattacattatatatatgaattattgtTATACTGACATGTATATGCTTGATCATGATCATTTTACATCTTATGGCCATcttacattcttttttttctcaagaACATGGATTATGACAACATGCATTACATCTTGTTATCTTCACTTCAAGTTCTATGAATTTCAAGTGCATTTCAACTTTTCATGCATTACATCTTGTCATCTTCACTTCAATTCTATGGATTCCAAGTGCATTTCAACTTTTCAAGCCCTTGAGCTTGTCATCTTCACTTTTCAAGTTCTATGGATTCCATGTCACGTTCaaacaattaataattaaatgttGATCTTGACCATTTTCGCTAATATTgacattttcttataaataggAGTAATTAATGCTTTTTGACAATTAGAAGTAATGTTTTTGACAATGTATTCGTGTTAGTAATGTTCGACATATTTTAGTGATATTGTAAACTAAAATGGTAAAACCAATATATCCTTGACAGTTACATATTAGatgggtgcgatcataccatcCCTAATGCACTTGGGCTAGAATGATTGACTTCCCGGAAAATTCTCTTGttgcaatttttttattttaatttaacatttacacccaaaaaaaagttatatattagatttgctTTGTTGACCAAAACTTTATCTTTGAATTCTAAAATCGTGTCATCATTTGACTAGACAGCATATTAATGTACAAAAACTTTACATTACACTAAGAATCCTACTAAGTTTGGCCTGTAAAATGCCTAACATTCGATATTCTAACCTTCTAAAATGATTATATAGTTTCATTAAATCCAGAGATGCATAAGATAGATAAGATACATCTCGATTCATATCcattgttttgttattttgtaattcttatcgtttttattttcaaacttcGACAATgttacataaaaacataaattttggaATAATGATTAACGAACAAAGGGTGAGTAAAGGCAACACGTATCTTCGATAATATAATACCATATAAATACTTGTACTTtaataagaagagaaaatgATGTTTAGTTCAAAGAAAACGGCGGTGGTGTAAGCAAGAGAATTCGATGGAACATTCAGCGCAAACCAATGAGAAACTTTCGGCTTTGGTCTTTGACAAATTGACATGCTATCCAAAATCCATTTTTCATagtataaaatacatatatgataaATGCACATATAGTAACAGATTGTGATGTTCCAACTTATCAAAACTactaaaagaagaaaacaagactTAGCTACAATGGTCTTCACCTCTTTTGATGATGAATATTAGGATTGGACATAAACTAAATAGTAAACCCCATAGCAAACTAAAGTGAACTTTTAAAAGATGATATTCAAGCAAAGCAAAACTAAATCAGAGTAAAATATATGAAAGAGATATAAACTACATAAGCCAAATTCATATACTGACATAATCTTTTTGATAAATTCAACTCAAAATGATCTAAACGACAGTTAAGTTATTTGATATAGACTTCGTTTggattttataatttatgttcAACCCGAGTATGAATTGAATGTGATTTCTACAGAGATATATAGTCTTTTGGCATTGATTTCATAAGTTTTAGAGGATAGACAATCTGATTTTCAAActtattatttgggattttgaaacaaaagcacagacgaatatatatatatatatatatatataataggatTATaagtatatacttttatatacacAAATATGCGCGTGGAATTTATAGAAAATCAAAAGAACAAAGTTAATAACATGACAAGAGTCACAAGATACCGAGGATGGAAATAAATGAGCCCGTCTTTTTGGGGTGTCTTTAGTATCGGAGATTGACTTTTGGTGGGTGCAAGTCTTCTagtattgttttatttatttacatttccCAGTCTTGGTTAGATGTTAATACGATGCCTTGGATATCTAATGCATAGATTCTAAACAAAATACACATTTTATTGTATAAAGCACAATATGCGCAATACAAAATCGTATTATTCTTCAAAGAAACACTTTTGTAATGACATATGTACTCGACATAagttataaacaaatttaataatCTTTTTCACATGAGTCttcaatttttataaagttatatcTGCTCTCTTAATTTCTTTAAGAGCGAACATATATATCATATCCCATGTATTCTAAATGAAAAGATTCCTAAAAATTTACTCATTAAGCAACttattataatacaaaatatgTCAATATTAGATATTTTGTTTCACTGAATATGATTTTCTCTCGAACGTCCttcataaaaaaatagagaattcggccaaaaaacactgaactttgcggaaattgccaaaaaaaacCTGGACATATGGGCTAGCCAATAAAACCGTGAACTTttgttaacttttttagtttattaaaaaacttaCGATTGTTTGACCAGATTAACACACCGTTAACCGAGTTAACACATAAATAAGCGGATGTTAATTTTGGATGTTAAAGTATACAACGTCATTTCATCTCTTTGTCTGATTAAAgacaaacgacgtcgtttatatagctttgttattaaaaatatggaTTTCCAACGACTCGAACTCGTGTACTCGGGTTTAATGataggggtttttgccactgagctagtggactttGCAATTGATTTACGAACACAGTTTGTTTTATTCTCTTCGAATCCGAGTTAAAAGACAAATGAATGAAACGACGCGTTTTATATtgcttttttattaaaaagatgggCTTCCATCGGCTCGAACTCGTGCACTCGGGTTTAAtggtaggggtttttgccactgagctagtggactttGCAATAGATTTACGAACACAGTTTCTTTTATTCTCTTTGAATCCGAAttaaatgaatcaaaaagaaaCGACAGCGTTTTTTCCTCCGATtggtataaaccctaaattcccAAAACCATAAATCTAGTTCGCGATTCAAGCTCGATTCTGTTCGATCTCGTCCTTAAGAATCTCGATTCTCACCTTTCCTTCTTCGAGTAGCGCATGAAGAGTTCGGATTGTGACGATTCGTCTGTGAATACGATGGGAATTCGTGGTATCCTGGAGCAATGCGGTGTGGTCGAAGAACTGGGATATACACATCAAAAACGAAGGTCAATCCAGGAAGAACTTTCTTTAGATGCCCAacgtttcaaaatgtaagtgtTTAATTTGATTGCAATTGATTGTATTTAAGAAATTGTTGAACATAAAGCTTCAATGGCTAGGTAGTGAGAAATTGTTTGAACATAAAGATTGTGTTCATGATTTGTGTCTAGGATCACTTGTATAAATGGGTAGATGAAGCTGTCTACGAAGAGGTTCAAGATGCATTGCCAAAAGTTGAGTGCTTTGCATCAGAtgttatgaaaattaaaatggaGATCGAAAGCATGAAAACCGTGGAGGAAGAGTTGAAAGAAGAAGTCAGGAAGACGAGCAATGAACTTAAGAAGCTGAATGTGATCATGAAAGTGGGTTTTCTGGTGGTTTGTTTAGGCGTTGCGATATGTCTTGTGTTGATCATGTTTGACAAAGCAGATGGGTTATCTTTGAATAGCTACTAGAAGACTCTGTTTATGTAATGGTAATGGTTTCAGTAAGGTTTTAAGACTATGTTTCAGTAAggtttatgttttactttttgaTTGTTTGTAAAAGGACAAATGAACACACCAATGAATAGACCAACAAGATAAAACATGATGAAAACACAAAGATAATAACCAACACTATCTTCATTGagagtttcaaattaaaacagcaggaagagaagaaaaaaaaggtagTTCTTGTTCCAAAAGCATTCAAACAGAGACATCATCATAAACGACACACAACAAAAGCATATTTAATATTGATCTAAAAGAACCATCTTTCCCACGCTGCTGTGATGGTTGAGCTTGTGAGGATTGAGGAACTTCCCATCGTGATGGTTGAGCTTGTGAGGATTGACCTTGTGAAGATTGAGGAACTTCCCATGGTGATGCTTGAGCTTGTGAGGATTGAGTTTGTGAGGATTGAGCTTGTGATGATTGAGCTTGTGACTCGCCAAAATGTAGTCCCTGTAACATATAAATGAATTGTTAGACACATTACCGATAGCTAAAAAACTAAGACCCTAACCAAGACCCTAACCTGATATTTCCTTGGTCTGCCTCTTGGTTTCTTAGGTGGGCTCTGAACAAAAGCCTTTCGACATGTATTCTTGTAGTGCCCTTCTTCTTTGCAATTAGAGCATGTCATTACCTTGTTCGCACGGCTCAGCTTGGTAGTAGACAATATCTCATTGGTTCCCTTCTTTCGATCATGGTTTTTAGGCCTACCAGGCTTGCCATTTCGATTAGGTGGTGGAATCACACCTAATCTATTGGTCCGAGGCCACTCTATCATCCCATTTACATGTCTGATCCCAAAATTGTAGGTTTCACGCCACTTAGAGGTTGTGTAGCAAAGAGCAACAAATTCAGAAAGTTTTCTTCTCACACCAAGGATGACCTTAGCAGCATGGATGCAAGGAATACCATTCATTTGCAAGCTTCGACATGCACAAGTCTCTTTCTCCAAATTCACCACATATGACTGGTCTTTATCCTCCACCTCAGTCTCTGGCCCAATTGCCCAACACAGACTACACTCTTTTGACTTCTTCTCAACCTTGTCTAACTCTTTATTTGTCTTCTGGATGAACCTAGTCTTCATGACCTTAGTCATCTTAGACCTATTGTAGTTCCTAGTCATACATTGGTGCCTTATCTCCTCTAACATGTCTAGCAGAGGCTTCTTCCTAGGCTCCCTAATGGTCTTGTTGAAGGATTCACACAAGTTGTTCAGATTATCATTGCAGTAGGAGCCTATCTTGAAGAAAGTTCTAGACCAAGTCTATGGCTTTGTCTTTATCAGAGATGCATGTGCGCCAGGATCATAGTTCTTAAGCTCGTCCATGTTGTAGTTGAACATACCAGGAGTGTAGCTCCTTGCAATGAACCAGAAGAACCTCTGTAACCTTAGATCTTTCCACCTTTCCTCCAGTTCTCGTATATATGGCGACAACACTGTCTATGCTCAGTTTCTGGAAGGAGGGTATGAACTGCTTTCACTAATCCCTAcaagatcagaaaaaaaaaaaatcagaaagaagAATCAAACATTCATTGAGTATCATGAAAGCAAGGTGTTTACCTTTTGTTTGTCAAACATTATAACAAAGTCGTTCCTATCTTCCAATCCCAAATCCAAGGCCAAACGCTTCACAAACCAATCCCAGTTTGTATCATTCTCTATCTCCACTACAACCCAAATAATAGGGACAATCCTATTGTCTTCATCTCTTCCAACCGCAGCCAACAACTGTCCCTTGATGTCCCATTTCAAAAAGGCTCCATCAAAGCCAATAACAGGCCTACAAGTCTTTTTCCATGCTTCCTTTTGTGCTTGGAAACACATGTAGAGCCTGTAGAACCTCTGCTTGCTTCCAACCGTGGCTCCTGGTATGGTCTCAATGTCCATGGTTGATCTAGGATTGCTCCTCAATATCTCTGCTTGGTAATCCCAGATTTTATCAAAATGCTCCTCATGGGTTTTCCTCCTTTCTTTCATCACCTTCGTCTTGGCCTTAATGCATGAGTTTTCTAAAACTTCCATCTTATACTCCCTCAAGATCTCAGCCTGTATCTCATTTGCTGTGAGCTTAGGATTCAGCCTTAACCTCTCAGCAAATAAACTTGCAATTACTGACCTCTTAAGTATCTTGGAATACCCTGTCCTCTCACACTTATGGTCATTGACGTATGTCTTTACCATCAACTTCTGTTTCCTCCTATCATACGAACAGTAGACCATCCAGGGACATGGagcctcatcatctctcatctcAGCGGCATATTTTTACCCCATCTTCAAGCTACTGGATCTGTAGTACTTGATGTTGTATCTGGTTTTCAGGGTATACCTGAGACAAGCATGTTTGAAGTCCTCAGCATCTGAAAATGTCTTGCCTAGCTGAAGGAGCTCCTCTAGATCAGTGTCTTCTCTGTAAGCTTGTGCAGGTATCATCTCCTCTTCATTCTCATCATCTATAACACAAGATTAGGGATTTTATCATCATCTCATGCATCATCATCCCCTTCGTCTTCATCAACCTCACAGTCATCATTTTTTGCTTTATCACCCaaataaaaactcaaatttGTACAACCAACTTCCTCAATGCCAGCAATACCGTTCTCATCTTCTCTATCATCATCACTTATATCCCCAAATTCCTCTTCTTCATTTACCACAATCTGGAGAAATTATTCTctgtcatcaccatcatcacctAGACTCTTCTCCGAgtttaccttctgcttcttcgaTTGTCTAGGAGACACAGGCGACCCACCATATGAAGTTCCCCACCTTGTCTTCTTCGCAACTGTTGATGCCAACATCTCAGTCTCTGGCCATTCTTCTCTGTCATCACCAGAAGGAGCCACatttaccttctgcttcttcgcAACTCTAGGAGACAGAGTTGAACCACGCCTCGTGGCCTTCTCCGGAGATGGTGACCCATATGAAGTTCCCGCCTTGTGGTCTTCTTCGGAGATGACGCAAGCGACCCATATGAAGTTCCCCGCCTTGTCTTCGACGCCTTCGACGCCTCTGTAGATGCCAACATCGATATCCCTTCAACGCTTTTACGGATCCTCGATCTCTCCGGCGATGACAAACTCACAGAAGCATCGCGTTCTCCACCCTTCTTCGACTCTTGAACCGCTTTGTCACTCCCGTAATCGAAATTCCTCATAGCTCCGAAAATCATTACCTCCCTTCCATTCCTTGTGAACTTCGTCTTTACCACCTCCTCACATCACAagaaaaatccccaaatcgatttgagaaattagggttacgTTCAAACACGAGTTTCGTTTTGTTTGATTTCAATCAAACAcatcttttgatcaataaaaagaAACATGTGTGGTAATCTTCCGAAAAGTTCACTAGTTCAGTGGCAAAACCCCCTAAAGACCACGAGTGCACGGGTTCAAGTCCAGCCAACAACAATTTTAATTAagcaaaacgacgtcgtcttgAGATTTTGTCTTTAACAAAACAATTAGATGAAACAACGTAGTTTCACTAAACGACAGTAATTAACGGTGAGTTAACACTGTTTTAACTGTCAGTTAACGGTGTGTTAATCTGGTAAGTCAACCGTAAGTTTGtgaataaactaaaaaagtcaacaaaagaTCTGGGTTTTATTGGCCAGGCTCGAGTACATgtttttttggcaatttccgCAAAGTTCTGTGCTTTTTTGGccgatttttctaaaaaaatatgatttcgCCATGAGATTTGTGtgtttctgtaaaaaaaaaaaattatgatggtTGACACCCTGTAATAGACACtacaaattcatttttttccaCCTACTGAATGGGTTCTAATTAATGGCTGTGAAGGTTTTTGCTTTATATTTGTCCCCTCCTTTTCTCCTATCCTCAACTCATTTCTCCTCTCTTTTCAACCATACTTAATGCACTTCCTTATCAGTTTCCTCTATAGTATAAAGAGACTACGCTCCCATAAATCTATGCACACACCCCCGCGCCTATTACATACCCTCACACAGTCACACCGATAGCATCTAAGTAGTTTAGCTGTGTTTTAGGAGAATGACTTTGACAAACACAAGAACTTATTACATTACTAGTTTTTTGGACGATTTACATTATTAGTTAACTTTCATAAAATACCAACTAATGTCACTAAGTAGAATCCTTCCTGTGTTCAAAATGTATTTTGGGTACATTGATAGAAAAGAGTTATATCATACATGAATCATTTAAATTAGAACGcgataatttataatataataagagaTACCTtccaaaatttctattttacatAAACTATCTAGTTTATCTTTGGATTTGAAATTTTGGTTTTACataaatttatgtaatatatatttttcctcTATAGCAGTGGTTAGAAGTTGGTGAACCAACATTCTATGACTGTATATTAAATTCCATTGAGAAGAGTTCTTACTTGTGAGACGAAGAGAAAATCCAAAACAATGTGTAAGTGTAATTCTTAATCATAAAATACACTTGATGATGATATGATCATGAATCGTGACAATCAACTGTTTAGGCAATACTACTGAACtgtaatttagaaaattttgcaAGTGAAGGCCGTAATAATGCAATGTATgacttatattttgaaaatattaactTCTGAAATTGcttgaaagttgaaacaaactaaataagtagataattttttttaagtagatagttttaataaacataagaagtaaataaataagtaaaacctAGCCAAGTCAACATGAATTTCTTTAAATCAagaatttttaatatgtataagCCTACAAGGCATGCATGCATTGATAAATTTCCAGCAACTTCAACGGCTTAAATCTTACAAGTTTCaatctatttttgttttcttctttttttttggacatgTAACATTTAATGAGCGCTAACTATAATACAAAGTCATTTTCTCGTGAGAACAAAGCATTCATGGAATGAAATTGTGTTGGAACTCTTTTTCTTAGGAAGAAAATATTGAAGAAAAGATCGTctaactgaaaattcatatcttagccttgttattttgaaaaatgtttttcAGCGAGTCATATTACTAAAAGCCAAAGATGATGATATTTCCTTATAGTATGTTGTCAAACATCATCAATTAAACTTTGGAAACgctaataaattatcaaaatatgaTGCCGTAATTCTAAGATATGATGTCAACTATTTACCAAAACAATGTCCTATACTGAAATGATTACAACAAAGTTAGTGGAtgtaatcaaaatcaaaaccaaattgaaatgTACTACTACTAGCTAGTTTAtcaacaacaattttttttttttgagaaaacaaaagtaaaagtCGTATATGACCAATCTCTAAAAAGAAtactaaaaaaacataaaaatcaaaGGTCAAATTTAACTTTGGTATAATCCCAAAGTTCTCATAATGGAAAATATTGACCAAAGTACCCTTCACCCATCATTCATCTAAAAAAGGTCAAAACTCCCTCACCGTCTCTCTCTCCCCGCAGACAAAGAAAGCTTTGCAATTTGCAAACTCATTCATTATTATTTGTACCCATCTTctcttaaccaaaaaaaatgtcTACAGAAGATAAGAGGTGAAGATATCTTCTCCATCGGACATCAGACAAGCCCTCTAAGTTTTGTTCTCTGTGTTTCGTTCCTGTCtgaagaagaaatgggaagCAAATGGCGAAAAGCAAAGATAGCTTTAGGTGTAAATCTGTGCCTTTACGTTCCCAAAACGCTCGAAGAAGAGTCACGAAGATCGAACGACGCTGTTTCGCTTTCTCCGGTCACGGTTCCAAGGCCCACGACGCCGGTTCCTTCCTCCTCTGGTCTCAGATTGCCTCGGTCTTTTAGCAAATCCTCATCAAAGGTTTGTTTTTTATACCTTTTAAGattcaaattttagttttttttttattatctcgTGTGTTGATAATCTATGCGTTTTGATTCCATTTCATCTCTAAAGGTTGAATTTTTCCGGTCAAATTTGTTTGCTAATTTCGAAattgttttagcaaaaaaaaaaaaaaaagttgtgaaatTTCGTTTTGGGTCACCGTTGGATCGACGGGGAGGCAGCGAATCCAAGGGCTAATCTTTCTTGGAACCaccaaattaatttaatttacttttttttaattgttatttgtatctatttttaactttattaatttgtttaatctTCAACTacttctttttttctaaaaagtgtTTGGATCTTCACGCACATCAAGTGATCTTTTTGACTAAACAAAAACTCGTTTATTTTTCAAGGGAATAAAATCATGAAAAGAATCTTAAAATGGAgaatgtttcatataattagaTGTGGGTTTTCAACTCTGTGACTATCAACTTTTTCTGCCAATAGATCTTGTGTTAGAGATTCATAAACTTTCAAAGTATTGACCTTTTTGAAAACTATTGGTGAAAACTAATGCCTTGAGGGCTAATGAGGATTAGTAGATGAAAATGTAGACTGATTAGTGAAGACTAGGATGGGTGAACGTCTCTCCTTCAAACCAACTTTATCTTATAATTCGAACCACTATATACTCATCAAGATTGGGTTCTGTCTTTGTCCCGGGTTTATAGTGCCTCTTCTTCTGTCTTTCTCCATTATTTATTGGTAAAAATGAGCAATTTGCTGTGATGTAATTATCAACTCTCCCAAATGGAGCCACTATGGGATATAAAGTTTTTGGTGAATAGTCAAGTGCACTTCTACGgaccaatctttttttttttgcattcaaCTTTTCAATTATTGTTGAAAGATAcccttcttattttcttaatgCTCTAAATCTGCTGCTATTACTCTGATATTATCCTTACTATAAACTAAGCTGTAAATTTTTTAAcctttaaaatatacataa encodes:
- the LOC125582121 gene encoding uncharacterized protein At1g43920, Chloroplastic-like, which gives rise to MRCGRRTGIYTSKTKVNPGRTFFRCPTFQNDHLYKWVDEAVYEEVQDALPKVECFASDVMKIKMEIESMKTVEEELKEEVRKTSNELKKLNVIMKVGFLVVCLGVAICLVLIMFDKADGLSLNSY